The proteins below come from a single Herpetosiphonaceae bacterium genomic window:
- a CDS encoding DUF86 domain-containing protein, with product MMQGDSIYLQHILDAIAKVEHYLQGIDETTFTSQSLVQDGVIGQIEIIGEAVKRVSPELRDRYARIPWRDTAGMRDKLIHHYFKCSSRLAHRNKRSYDPQSRSANDPTGT from the coding sequence ATGATGCAAGGTGATTCCATCTATCTTCAGCATATCCTAGATGCTATCGCCAAGGTTGAACATTACCTGCAAGGTATTGATGAGACGACTTTTACTAGCCAAAGCCTTGTGCAGGATGGTGTTATCGGGCAGATCGAAATTATTGGCGAAGCGGTCAAGCGAGTATCACCAGAGCTACGTGATCGCTATGCTCGTATTCCTTGGCGTGATACTGCTGGTATGCGGGATAAGCTCATTCACCACTATTTCAAATGTTCAAGCCGTCTGGCTCACCGCAACAAACGATCTTACGATCCTCAAAGCAGAAGTGCAAAC